TACGGCCGGATTTTTCGCGGCTGCGGCTTCTTCGACCCCGACAAAGTGATCGGCAAGTACACGAAGCGGGAAATGGGCGATCTGCTCCACAAGGTGCCGACGAAAATCAAGGTAGAGGGGATCAACCTCACCTATGAAGGGCTGATCCCAAAGATCCAGAAGTCGTTCCTCTCAAAGGACATCGATTCCCTTCAGCCACATATCCGCACCTTTGTTGATCGGGCGGTGACATTCCAAACGTGTCCGGAGTGTGAAGGGACAAGGCTCAGCGAGGAGGCCCGGTCCTCGAGAATCAACGGGAGCAACATCGCCGATCTCTGCGCCCTGCAGATCAGCGATTTGGCCGAATGGGTGCACCACCTCGATGAGCCGTCGGTTGGCCCCTTGGTCACGGGCCTTCAGCATCTACTCGATTCTTTCTCTGACATTGGCCTGGGATACCTGTCACTGGACCGTCCCGCAGGCACTTTATCCGGGGGAGAGGCGCAGCGAACCAAGATGATCCGTCATCTCGGCTCGGCGCTGACGGACGTCACCTACGTCTTTGACGAGCCAACGATCGGCCTGCATCCGCACGACATTGAGCGGATGAACAAGCTGCTGCTGCAGCTGCGGGATAAGGGCAATACCGTCTTGGTCGTTGAGCACAAGCCAGAGACGATTGCGATTGCCGACCACGTTGTTGATCTCGGCCCTGGCGCAGGCACGAAGGGTGGGTCCGTGTGCTTTGAGGGCACTCTTGAGGGGCTGCGGGGGAGCGAGACAACAACCGGCCACCACCTCGATGACCGGGCTGTCCTGAAGGATTTATTACGTTCACCCACGGCTTCATTTGAGATTCGGGGTGCTTCGACGCACAACCTCCAGGACGTTGACGTCGATATTCCGTTGGGGATGCTCTGCGTACTCACTGGTGTGGCAGGCTCCGGTAAGAGCTCGCTTATCAGCGGTTCAGTGGCAGGCAGGGAAGGCGTTGTGGTCATTGACCAAGGCGCAATCCGCGGTTCACGGCGGAGTAATCCCGCCACGTACACGGGCCTGCTGGACCCGATCCGCAAGGCTTTCGCAAAGGCCAATGGGGTCAAGCCAGCGCTGTTCAGCTCAAATTCCGCGGGGGCTTGTCCCACCTGTAATGGTGCGGGCGTCATTTACACGGATTTAGGCGTCATGGCCACCGTAGAGTCCACCTGTGAGGAATGCGGTGGGAAACGGTTTTTGTCCTCCGTGCTGGATTATCAGCTGGGCGGACAGAACATTGCTCACGTTCTGGCGATGCCGGTCACTCAGGCAGAGGAATTCTTCGGGGACGGCGAGGCTCGGACGCCGGCCGCTCAAAAGATCCTGCAACGCCTTGTCGACGTCGGACTGGGCTACATCAGCCTTGGCCAGCCTCTCACAACACTCTCTGGCGGCGAACGCCAGCGCCTCAAGCTTGCCACCCGAATGGCTGAAGATGGCCGTGTTTACGTTCTCGACGAGCCCACCACTGGATTGCACCTAGCCGACGTCGAGAATCTGCTCGAAATGCTTAACCGGTTGGTCGACTCTGGAAAATCGGTCATCGTCATTGAACACCATCAGGCAGTGATGGCCCACGCCGATTGGATCATTGATCTGGGGCCAGGCGCCGGACACGACGGCGGCCGCGTCGTTTTCGAAGGCACGCCAGCGGACCTTGTCGCGGCGCAATCAACCCTGACTGGGAAGCATCTAGCAGCGTACATCGGGACTTGAGCTCTGGCCGTTGTTGAGCTCTATTAGCCTCTATCGATCTGCTCCACGAAAACGCCGATAATCTACATTATGTCAAGTAACGTGTTAATCGGTCATTTAGGAACAATGTAGCTGCTTCCCGTTATACGCATGGATGCAGCCGATGCCGTTCGCTTATCAGTCATACAATCCATCAATCCTTGCATAGCCTGTGCGCACCGTTTTCCTAATAGGTACTGAACAGCCGGGGCTGCTAGCTTTCGCTCTGGGCCGCCACCTGGACGACGCCATCAACAATCCTCGTTTTCAGGGCCGCTTGTGGTGCAGTGGCAGGACCACGAATCACTCCCCCGCTGTCCAGCGCGAATGTGCTCTGGTGCCACGGACAGACAACGCACGGGCTTCCACCGACGTCGGCCACTGAGCCCTCGTGGAGTGGTCCGGCGAGGTGGCTGCAAACATCAGACAATACATAGATTTTTTGACCGCGACGATAGACGGCCAAGGATGAACCCTCAAGCGCCCGCTGAGACAGCTGATTCTCCGGGAAGTCTGTGAGGAGGCCCAGATCCTGCCAGCCCTTGCCCTCGAAGCTGGTGAGATCGTCGGAATGGTCCATACCCACTTTTTGCCTGAACGACAGGTGTCCGCCCAGAAAACCTCCGGCCAATACAACCACCAGGCCACTGTAAGAGAGTGCCTTTCCTGCCACGCTCCGCTGAGCAGCGCGCTGCTGCCAGGAAGCGGCATAGAGCAGGACTGCCATGAGGTTCGCCGTCGAATGAACTATGCCCACGCGCTGTTGCGATGGATCAGTCTCCGACCAGTCGGCGTAACCGCTGGCGGCTGCTGGGGCAGCACTGAGGACCCCGACGCCGATCAACGTCCGGGCTGCCCGCTCCGTGCCCGGAATGACGTCTAGGATAGCGGCGGAGATCCAGGATCCAAGAGGAACTTGAACCATGAGTGGATGCAATGGATGGCCTAGTGGGACGCCATGGAGTAGGTCCCGGACATGTTGCGGTTGAAGAACCTTCTGGACCACTTCCCTGACCCTGTTGACAATCGGATCGAGGCTCTGTAACTTTTCAAGCCGGACCACGAGGTCCGAGGGCCGAATGTTCACCATGGGACTCCCCTGCCGTTCCACTCTCTGCCGATGCTGAGATACCAGCCTGACGCGCTTCCCCAAAGCATACTTACTGTGTTCGCGCTTCGCTAGGGTGCGACGAGCGAATTCCAGGGCCTGTGCGCTGAGCCGCTACGGTTGAGGCATGGTGTCGAATCAACACGCGGAGCACTCCCCCAAACGCTGGGTCCTCGTTCTGCTGACGGACCTGCTGCTCGTCCTCGCTTTTGCGACCATGGGCCGCACCCAGCATGAAAGCGGTCTGACGGCGATGGGAATTCTGTCGACGGCGGGACCGTTTCTGGTAGCATGCGTCGCCGGATGGTCGATCACCCAGAACTGGAACTCACCGATCCGCTTCTGGCCCAACGGCGTCCTGGTATGGCTCGTTACAGTTATCGGCGGACTAACCTTGCGTTCGCTTCTTGAACACCCCCCAGCGCTCAGTTTTCAGATTGTTACTCTGCTGGTTCTGGGAGCGCTGCTACTCGGTCACAGGCTCATCCGCGGTTCCCTCGGAAGACTTAAGAATGCTGCGGACTCGAAGGGCAAATAGACTTGGCGCATATCACCACGCATCTAGAAGGAAGGCCAACCATGATCACCGCATTCGTTCTCATCCAGACGGACTCGAAGCGAATCCCGGAGAGCGCACAAGAAATCTCTGAGATCGAGGGTATCAGCGAGGTCTACTCAGTGACCGGAGGTTGTGACTTGATAGCCATAGCCCGGGTGGACCGGCACGAGGATCTCGCGGATGTCATCGCTGACAGGCTGTCAAAGATCCAGGGCGTGGTCGAGACCACAACCCAGATCGCTTTCCGTTCCTACTCGTCGAACGATCTGGACGCAGCCTTCTCCCTGGGCCTCGAATAGGTTATTTTATTGGGTCGCCTCCACCCATCGATCCAACACCGCAGAGGCGGCACCGGAATCAATGGAATAACGCGCTGCATCCAGGTTTGCCCGAATGCGTTCGCTGGCCAGTCCGGTGGCCGTCGTATCAGCGGCTGCCATGCCTGCGGCGGCATTGAGCACGACGGCGTCCCGCACCGGTCCGTGATCGCCCGCGAGGACACTCCTGACAACACTTGCGTTGTAGCTCGGGTCGCGGCCCTTCAAAGCGTCGACGGGCACCACATCCAGACCAAAATCCGAGGGCGATACTGTCGACGGCGTCACGATCCCTTCCCGGACATCCCATATGTGGGATGGGCCCGACGTCGTCATCTTGTCCCGACCATCACTGCCTCGGAAGACCAGCGCCTGAGTGCCTCGTCGCGCCAGAACACCGGCCATTAGCGGTGCCATACGCGAATCAGCCACACCGAGTGCCTGGTAGCCAACACGGGCGGGATTGGTCAAAGGGCCCAGGACGTTGAATGCGGTTCGGATCCCCATGTCCCGCCGGGTCACGGCCGCGTGGCGCATTGAGGGATGAAAGACCTGGGCGAAACAGAAGGTGATGCCAACCTCATCAGCTACTTCTGCCACTCTCTCCACTGGAAGATCCAGGCGCACACCGAGTGCCTCGATGACGTCTGCGGCTCCGGATGCACTGGACGCGCCCCTGTTGCCGTGTTTGACAACTTTGAGCCCAGCCCCGACGACAACCAGCGAAGACATAGTCGAAATGTTGAGAGTCTCCAGCCCGTCTCCTCCGGTTCCAACGATGTCCAGCGCCGGGCCTCTCACGCTGATCCGGTGGGCACGGGCGAGCATGGCTTCAGTCAAGCCCGTCAGTTCCTCGACAGTCTCGCCTTTTGCTGCCAAGCCCATGAGAAAAGCTGCCAATCTGGAAGGACTTGCGCCGCCGTCCATGATGTTTTCCATGGCCCAGGCTGTCTCACCAGAGGCAAGATTCTTACCCTCGACCAGCTTCCCGAAGAGCTGTGGCCAGGTGTACACGGGTGGATTTGAACCGGAAATATCACTCACCATCCAAGGTTATCTACGTTTCGTAGAAATTCTTGATTTCTTTCTACTTACATTACTTCCGCGCCAGCACTGGGAAGAGCCGCCTTCCCAGCTCCGACGGACGCGCCGGTGTTGGTTCAGCATTGGAGAACTGGGCAGTTTTAGAGCCATAATGTTCTTGTGACAACTGCGACCCATGCCCCCACTAGCCCCGTGCACCCTACGCTGAACAGGCCCAACATGGTTTCCGTCGGAACCGTTGTGTGGCTGGCCAGTGAACTGATGTTCTTCGCGGGCCTTTTTGCCATGTACTTCACTCTCCGCTCGACGTCGTCGGAAATCTGGGCCGAAGAGACCCAGCTGCTCAACGTTCCGTTCGCTCTGGCGAACACGATCATCTTGGTGGCCAGTTCCGTGACCTGCCAGTTTGGTGTCTTCGCGGCCGAGCGATTGCAACCCCGGCGACTGGCAGGGGTATTCAATATCGCCAAGTGGGGCATGGTCGAGTGGTTCTTGCTCACCTTCCTCATGGGCGCCGTCTTTGTGGCTGTCCAGGCGTTCGAATACGCCCACCTGGTTTCGGATGGAATCACGCTTGCCTCCGGCCCCTACGGTTCGGCGTTTTACATCACCACGGGCTTCCATGGACTGCACGTTATTGGGGGCCTGGTGGCTTTCCTGCTGATTATCGGGCGTGCTTATGCCGCCCGTAGGTTCGGACACTTTGAGGCGACCTCCGCAATCGTTGTGTCCTACTACTGGCACTTCGTTGATGTGGTCTGGATCGGCCTCTTCATCATCATCTACTTCCTCCAGTAGATGCATCACACAATCGTTTCAACAGCAATGGCTCGACAAGAAGGAACCATCACGTGAAGGCACTATCGCAGAGGCGACGTCACCCACTGGCAGCGATTGCGCTGCTGTTATTGGGACTGCTCGTTACGGGTGGCTTGTATGCCGTCGCGAGTACCGCCAATGAAGCCAAAGCTGAAACTACGTATTCCGCAGGTGACGTGGCCGAAGGTGAAAAGTTGTTCGTCGCCAACTGTGCAACGTGTCACGGTATGGGTGCCAGCGGCAGCGACGAAGGTCCATCTCTGGTGGGCGTCGGCGCAGCAGCCGTTGATTTCCAGGTCGGCACCGGTCGCATGCCGCTTCAGATGAGTGGGCCCCAGGCTTTGGAGAAGCCGGTTCAATTCACTGATGAGCAGACGTCACAGCTTGCCGCATACGTAGCCAGTTTGGGTACCGGGCCGGGCATCCCTGAGGAGCAGTACCTCCAGCATGATGACCTCGAAGCCGAAGAAATTGCCGAAGGCGGCGTGATCTTCCGCGTGAACTGCGCCATGTGTCACAACGCTGCTGCCGCTGGAGGAGCGTTGACCAGAGGCAAATTCGCACCAGGTCTTGAGGACGTCAGCGAAAAGCATATTTACGAGGCCATGGCTACGGGGCCACAGAACATGCCCGTGTTCAACGATGCCAACATCACGCCTGAAGACAAGGAAAAGGTCATCGGCTTCTTGAAGACCATCGAAGCGCAGGGTTCACCGGGTGGAGCAGATCTCGGGTCCCTTGGCCCGGTTTCTGAAGGTCTGTTTATCTGGGTAGCTGGATTGGGAGCAATCATCGGGTTCACCGTATGGCTGACGTCTCGATCCTCGTAGAAGATCAACACTCGTCCCCGCTCGAATGAGCGACTCACAGGAATTAATGCAGGTTTTAACATGAAGTATCTAAAGAAGGATGAGGGGGATCATGAGCGACCATAGTAACGGAGGTCCGGACACCTCGGGCACCGTCGCTACGGCTGGTCAGGGTGATGCAGAAAAGTTCCGGGATCCCGGGCTACCTCCGCACCGCGCCCGACTTGCCGACAGAGATCCAAGGGCTGAGAAGCGAGCAGAGCGACAGGTTGCAATCCTCTTTGTGATCTCCGTCATCGGTACCCTAGCGTTTTTCTACGCATATTTTTTCATCGAACTAGACCAGACGATAGGGACACTGCGCCTGCAGAACCTGATCCTCGGTTTGGGAACCACCTTTGCGATGCTCGGCATCGGTGTGGGTATCGTTCATTGGGCAAAGACGCTCATGCCGGACCATGAAGTCGTCGAGAGTCGCCATGAAATCCGTCCCGAATCTGACCGTCAGGACGCCGAGAAAATTATCGGGGACATCGTCGAGGAAACAGGAATCAAGCGCCGACCGCTGATTCGAAACTCCCTCATCGGCGCTGTGTTGCTCGCGCCTCTTCCTGCCATCGCCATTTTCAGGGATCTCGGGCCCCTCCCTGGGGATTCACTGCGCCACACCATGTGGGATACCGATGTTCGTTTGACACGAGACCCTGACGGCACGCCAATCAAGGCCTCGGACGTTACGATCGGTTCGGCATTCCATGTGATCCCTGAAGGACTCAACGAAGCCGAACACAAGCTCGAGGAAAAGGCTAAGGCTGTTGTACTCCTGATGCGCCTCAACCCTGAGGAATTGAATCCCTCCGAGGGTCGCGAGGACTGGGGCTACAATGGTATCGTTGCTTACTCTAAAATTTGTACCCACGTTGGTTGCCCCGTGGCACTCTACGAACAGCAGACTCACCACCTGCTGTGCCCGTGCCATCAGTCAACATTCGACCTGACACAGGAATGTAAGGTCATCTTTGGACCAGCTGTAAGGCCACTTCCTCAGTTACCGATCACGGTCAACAATGAGGGTTACCTCGTGGCACGCAGTGACTTCCATGAACCCGTTGGACCTAGTTTCTGGGAGCGTGGCTAGCATGAGTAGCACATCAACGACCACGGCCTACCGGCCGGCGACTAAGGTCGGTCGCATCACCGACTTTGTCGACACACGCGTGGGCGGCTCTGCCATGGTCAAAGAATTTGGCCGGAAGATCTTCCCCGATCACTGGACGTTCATGTTCGGTGAAGTCGCCTTGTACTCGTTCGTTATCCTCCTGTTGTCGGGGACATTTCTCACGTTCTTTTATGACCCCTCGATGGCAGAGACGCACTACGATGGTAGCTACGTTCCGATGAAGGGCGTGGAGATGTCAGTCGCTTACGCGTCCAGCCTTGATATTTCCTTTGATATTCGTGGTGGGCTCTTCATGCGTCAGGTGCATCACTGGTCGGCGCTGCTGTTCGTCGCCGCAGTTTCCGTGCATATGTTGCGAGTCTTCTTCACCGGTGCGTTCCGGCGTCCCCGTGAACTCAACTGGGTAGTGGGCGGCGTCCTGCTGATTCTGGCGATGGCCGCGGGCTTTACAGGCTACTCACTTCCCGATGACCTGCTTTCCGGGAACGGGCTGCGAATCATCGATGGAGTTATTAAGGCTCTGCCTGTTGTTGGCACTTACATCAGCTTCTTCCTCTTCGGTGGTGAATTTCCGGGGACAGCGATAATTGGTCGCTTGTATGTTCTACACATCCTCCTCATTCCTGCCATCATCTTGCTGATGATTGTCATCCACCTCTTCATGGTCGTGGTTCACAAGCACACTCAATACCCTGGGCCGGGACGCACAAACGAGAATGTGGTTGGCTTCCCCGTCGGCCCTGTCTACGCAGCGAAGGCAGGTGGATTCTTCTTCATCGTCTTCGGCATCATTGCGTTCATCTCTGGCGCGTTCACCATCAACCCCATATGGAACTACGGTCCCTACGACCCCTCGCCCGTATCAGCAGGCACCCAGCCTGACTGGTACATCGGGTGGGTCGACGGCGCTCTAAGACTGATGCCAGGATGGCTGGGTAACTTCCCGTTCGAATGGCACATTCCCTTCCCTTGGGGAACGAACACCCTCAGCCTGAATGTGCTGATTCCCTCCCTGATACCAGCGGGCATTGTCTTCACGCTGCTCTTCGCTTGGCCATGGATCGAACAGTGGATCACCAAGGACAACAAGGAACACCATTTGCTCGATCGTCCGCGCAATGCACCGGGTCGAACCGGAGTCGGCGTTGCAGGGGTCGTTTTCTACTGCGTTTTGTGGGCAGCAGCGAGCTCGGACCTCGTCGCGACACACTTCCATGTATCGCTCAACGACGTCACTTACTGGCTACGAGCGTTGTTCTTCATCGGTCCGATCCTGGGCTTTGTCATCGCCCGCCGAATTGCGCTGGCGCTTCAGCGCAAGGACCGTGAGATTGTTCTGCATGGTAGGGAGACGGGACGAATCGTCCGACTCCCACATGGCGAGTACATCGAAGTTCATGAGCCGCTGGACGACTATAAGTTGTACAAGCTCGTTAGTTACGACGCGCCCAAGGCTATCCCTGCCCAGGCAGACGGTAATGGACACATCCCCAAGTCAGAGAAGGGTCGCGCTCTGGTGTCACGGTTGCTCTTCGAAGACCGAGTGGCTCCCGTAACTCCTAGCGAGCTACAGGCAGCACATTCACACAGTCATCAGAATGAAGTCGCTGCTGAAGCTGATGCTCAGGCCTCGATCGACAAGCACTAAGTGCATCTGACACTGTTCAAGAATGGCCCCGGCGTACACAGTGCCGGGGCCATTCTTTATTCTTTCTCAGCCTATGTCCTCATGGTCGCGCAAGTCGCCGAGGACTGTAGCCTCGTGGTGACCGAATACCAGGGCGCTGCAGCGGCACCCAGAGCTTATATCGGTCGGCGCGGTAGTACGACACGGAATAGTCGACCATGGCCCGGGATACGTAGGCGTGTCGTTCGATTTTGAGCAGTGGCGCTCCCATTTCAACGTGAAGAAGCCGTGCAATGGATGGTGAGGCAGCCGTGGCTTCTATAGTGTCCTCTCCCCATTCCATAACCAACCCATACTTCTCGCTGAGAACGTTGTAGAGGGACGTTGGCGGTGGGTCATCCAAGATGCCGGGGACCCTGCTCGCGGGTATAAAATTCTCATCGAAACTCATGGGATCACCGTCAGCGAGTAACTGCCGACGAAAGCGTATGACTGGTTGACCCTCCTCCAGTTGCAGTTCCCTGGCCAGCCGTGGTGTTGCGCCGATCTGTTCGAAGCTCAGGACGTGTGCGTCTGGGACCATTCCGCGCCTATGCATCTCCTCAGAGTATGAGGTCAGTTTGATCTGTAGGTCCACTTTCGATTGTGCGACGTACGTGCCTACCCCCACCACCCGTTCCAGCAGTTCCTCGGCAACAAGTGCATCGATGGCATGTCGAACCGTCATCCTCGCTACCCGAAAGTATTGTGCGAGATCCCGCTCTGAAGGTACGGACTCTCCTGCTGTACAGTGCTCCACGATGTATGGACGAAGTTGCTCCCTCAGCTGCATGTGTTTGGGGGTTCCCGGCGCCCCTTCCAGAGTTGCGACGTGCACGCGAAGTTTCCTGAGGCTCTGGCTGATGTTCGCTGCCCCGGTGGCCGAATAAGACATGGAATCAGTCTATGGTGGTTG
This region of Arthrobacter roseus genomic DNA includes:
- a CDS encoding ATP-binding cassette domain-containing protein; the encoded protein is MSKGAKTSSEHPAEMHVADSHDLIRVQGARENNLKNIDLDIPKRRLTVFTGVSGSGKSSLVFATIAAESQRMINETYSAFVQGFMLSRARPDVDVLEGLTTAIIVDQERMGENPRSTVGTATDANAMLRIVFSRLGQPQIGSPQAYSFNVASISGAGAVTLDRGGEKVQERRSFSITGGMCPRCEGMGRVSDIDLSALYDDSLSLNEGAITIPGYSMDGWYGRIFRGCGFFDPDKVIGKYTKREMGDLLHKVPTKIKVEGINLTYEGLIPKIQKSFLSKDIDSLQPHIRTFVDRAVTFQTCPECEGTRLSEEARSSRINGSNIADLCALQISDLAEWVHHLDEPSVGPLVTGLQHLLDSFSDIGLGYLSLDRPAGTLSGGEAQRTKMIRHLGSALTDVTYVFDEPTIGLHPHDIERMNKLLLQLRDKGNTVLVVEHKPETIAIADHVVDLGPGAGTKGGSVCFEGTLEGLRGSETTTGHHLDDRAVLKDLLRSPTASFEIRGASTHNLQDVDVDIPLGMLCVLTGVAGSGKSSLISGSVAGREGVVVIDQGAIRGSRRSNPATYTGLLDPIRKAFAKANGVKPALFSSNSAGACPTCNGAGVIYTDLGVMATVESTCEECGGKRFLSSVLDYQLGGQNIAHVLAMPVTQAEEFFGDGEARTPAAQKILQRLVDVGLGYISLGQPLTTLSGGERQRLKLATRMAEDGRVYVLDEPTTGLHLADVENLLEMLNRLVDSGKSVIVIEHHQAVMAHADWIIDLGPGAGHDGGRVVFEGTPADLVAAQSTLTGKHLAAYIGT
- a CDS encoding DUF2231 domain-containing protein codes for the protein MVNIRPSDLVVRLEKLQSLDPIVNRVREVVQKVLQPQHVRDLLHGVPLGHPLHPLMVQVPLGSWISAAILDVIPGTERAARTLIGVGVLSAAPAAASGYADWSETDPSQQRVGIVHSTANLMAVLLYAASWQQRAAQRSVAGKALSYSGLVVVLAGGFLGGHLSFRQKVGMDHSDDLTSFEGKGWQDLGLLTDFPENQLSQRALEGSSLAVYRRGQKIYVLSDVCSHLAGPLHEGSVADVGGSPCVVCPWHQSTFALDSGGVIRGPATAPQAALKTRIVDGVVQVAAQSES
- a CDS encoding DUF3054 domain-containing protein, producing MVSNQHAEHSPKRWVLVLLTDLLLVLAFATMGRTQHESGLTAMGILSTAGPFLVACVAGWSITQNWNSPIRFWPNGVLVWLVTVIGGLTLRSLLEHPPALSFQIVTLLVLGALLLGHRLIRGSLGRLKNAADSKGK
- a CDS encoding Lrp/AsnC family transcriptional regulator, producing MITAFVLIQTDSKRIPESAQEISEIEGISEVYSVTGGCDLIAIARVDRHEDLADVIADRLSKIQGVVETTTQIAFRSYSSNDLDAAFSLGLE
- the trpD gene encoding anthranilate phosphoribosyltransferase is translated as MVSDISGSNPPVYTWPQLFGKLVEGKNLASGETAWAMENIMDGGASPSRLAAFLMGLAAKGETVEELTGLTEAMLARAHRISVRGPALDIVGTGGDGLETLNISTMSSLVVVGAGLKVVKHGNRGASSASGAADVIEALGVRLDLPVERVAEVADEVGITFCFAQVFHPSMRHAAVTRRDMGIRTAFNVLGPLTNPARVGYQALGVADSRMAPLMAGVLARRGTQALVFRGSDGRDKMTTSGPSHIWDVREGIVTPSTVSPSDFGLDVVPVDALKGRDPSYNASVVRSVLAGDHGPVRDAVVLNAAAGMAAADTTATGLASERIRANLDAARYSIDSGAASAVLDRWVEATQ
- a CDS encoding cytochrome c oxidase subunit 3, which codes for MTTATHAPTSPVHPTLNRPNMVSVGTVVWLASELMFFAGLFAMYFTLRSTSSEIWAEETQLLNVPFALANTIILVASSVTCQFGVFAAERLQPRRLAGVFNIAKWGMVEWFLLTFLMGAVFVAVQAFEYAHLVSDGITLASGPYGSAFYITTGFHGLHVIGGLVAFLLIIGRAYAARRFGHFEATSAIVVSYYWHFVDVVWIGLFIIIYFLQ
- a CDS encoding c-type cytochrome, which translates into the protein MKALSQRRRHPLAAIALLLLGLLVTGGLYAVASTANEAKAETTYSAGDVAEGEKLFVANCATCHGMGASGSDEGPSLVGVGAAAVDFQVGTGRMPLQMSGPQALEKPVQFTDEQTSQLAAYVASLGTGPGIPEEQYLQHDDLEAEEIAEGGVIFRVNCAMCHNAAAAGGALTRGKFAPGLEDVSEKHIYEAMATGPQNMPVFNDANITPEDKEKVIGFLKTIEAQGSPGGADLGSLGPVSEGLFIWVAGLGAIIGFTVWLTSRSS
- a CDS encoding ubiquinol-cytochrome c reductase iron-sulfur subunit, translating into MSDHSNGGPDTSGTVATAGQGDAEKFRDPGLPPHRARLADRDPRAEKRAERQVAILFVISVIGTLAFFYAYFFIELDQTIGTLRLQNLILGLGTTFAMLGIGVGIVHWAKTLMPDHEVVESRHEIRPESDRQDAEKIIGDIVEETGIKRRPLIRNSLIGAVLLAPLPAIAIFRDLGPLPGDSLRHTMWDTDVRLTRDPDGTPIKASDVTIGSAFHVIPEGLNEAEHKLEEKAKAVVLLMRLNPEELNPSEGREDWGYNGIVAYSKICTHVGCPVALYEQQTHHLLCPCHQSTFDLTQECKVIFGPAVRPLPQLPITVNNEGYLVARSDFHEPVGPSFWERG
- a CDS encoding cytochrome b, producing the protein MSSTSTTTAYRPATKVGRITDFVDTRVGGSAMVKEFGRKIFPDHWTFMFGEVALYSFVILLLSGTFLTFFYDPSMAETHYDGSYVPMKGVEMSVAYASSLDISFDIRGGLFMRQVHHWSALLFVAAVSVHMLRVFFTGAFRRPRELNWVVGGVLLILAMAAGFTGYSLPDDLLSGNGLRIIDGVIKALPVVGTYISFFLFGGEFPGTAIIGRLYVLHILLIPAIILLMIVIHLFMVVVHKHTQYPGPGRTNENVVGFPVGPVYAAKAGGFFFIVFGIIAFISGAFTINPIWNYGPYDPSPVSAGTQPDWYIGWVDGALRLMPGWLGNFPFEWHIPFPWGTNTLSLNVLIPSLIPAGIVFTLLFAWPWIEQWITKDNKEHHLLDRPRNAPGRTGVGVAGVVFYCVLWAAASSDLVATHFHVSLNDVTYWLRALFFIGPILGFVIARRIALALQRKDREIVLHGRETGRIVRLPHGEYIEVHEPLDDYKLYKLVSYDAPKAIPAQADGNGHIPKSEKGRALVSRLLFEDRVAPVTPSELQAAHSHSHQNEVAAEADAQASIDKH
- a CDS encoding GntR family transcriptional regulator; amino-acid sequence: MQLREQLRPYIVEHCTAGESVPSERDLAQYFRVARMTVRHAIDALVAEELLERVVGVGTYVAQSKVDLQIKLTSYSEEMHRRGMVPDAHVLSFEQIGATPRLARELQLEEGQPVIRFRRQLLADGDPMSFDENFIPASRVPGILDDPPPTSLYNVLSEKYGLVMEWGEDTIEATAASPSIARLLHVEMGAPLLKIERHAYVSRAMVDYSVSYYRADRYKLWVPLQRPGIRSPRGYSPRRLARP